A genomic segment from Candidatus Caldatribacterium sp. encodes:
- a CDS encoding glycerol-3-phosphate responsive antiterminator has translation MGDIVAVLRGYPVIGSLRSTNVKDLTQEDLRLCSVYFLLEGDIFGIRRILELVDGDTSLFLHVDLFGGIAPDESGFLLLRELFPKVQGIISTRARTLALAQRMGFATIFRLFCIDSESLRTGLKVVQEVKPDAVEVLPGIIFPKIRGYIPFSEFPPVICGGFIRKRREVLEILKSGALAVSTSAKELWRMNREERRS, from the coding sequence ATGGGGGATATTGTGGCAGTACTCCGTGGCTATCCGGTCATTGGGTCGCTTCGGAGCACAAACGTTAAGGATTTGACCCAGGAGGATTTGCGCCTTTGCTCGGTGTACTTTCTCCTCGAGGGGGATATCTTTGGGATAAGGAGGATTCTTGAGCTTGTCGACGGGGACACCTCTCTCTTTCTCCATGTGGACCTTTTCGGGGGCATTGCTCCTGACGAGTCGGGCTTTCTCCTCTTGCGGGAGCTTTTCCCAAAGGTCCAGGGGATTATATCCACGCGAGCAAGAACCCTTGCTCTCGCGCAGCGTATGGGTTTTGCCACCATTTTCCGGCTTTTCTGCATCGATAGCGAGTCCCTGCGGACCGGGCTTAAGGTGGTGCAAGAGGTGAAGCCTGATGCGGTGGAAGTGCTTCCAGGAATCATCTTTCCGAAGATTCGTGGGTATATTCCCTTCAGTGAATTTCCCCCGGTGATCTGTGGGGGGTTTATCCGGAAGAGAAGGGAAGTCCTTGAGATTCTAAAAAGCGGAGCTCTGGCGGTGTCCACCAGTGCAAAGGAACTCTGGAGGATGAATCGGGAGGAAAGGCGTTCATGA
- a CDS encoding histidinol-phosphatase HisJ family protein, whose protein sequence is MHTPRCGDASGAYEEYIEKALERGLKEVGFSGHSPQYFLPKDMRRRESAIPEEELELYVEEVEALREKYRGSLEIRLGLEVDFVPGHEKELEAIVSFYPWDYLLLSVHYLNDWPFDHPKYIARYSEWDINDLFATYYRVLKEGVETGLFDAVAHFDLPKKFGFRPTREIGELEEVLLACAERGVALELNTAGWRRPVGEAYPSRAILERARKLGFSVCVGSDAHRPEDVGRDFDRAEALLREAGFASVLRFAKRKKILVPLRESP, encoded by the coding sequence ATGCACACGCCTCGCTGTGGTGATGCTTCAGGAGCATACGAGGAGTACATTGAGAAAGCCCTTGAGCGAGGACTCAAAGAGGTTGGTTTTTCGGGTCACTCCCCTCAGTATTTCCTCCCCAAGGATATGCGTCGGAGGGAATCGGCAATTCCAGAAGAAGAACTCGAGCTCTACGTGGAAGAGGTGGAAGCTCTCCGGGAAAAGTACCGGGGTTCGCTTGAAATTCGTCTTGGGCTTGAAGTTGACTTTGTCCCGGGTCACGAGAAGGAACTCGAGGCAATCGTTTCTTTCTATCCCTGGGACTACCTTCTCCTTTCTGTTCATTACCTGAACGACTGGCCCTTCGATCACCCTAAGTACATTGCTCGCTACAGCGAGTGGGACATCAACGATCTCTTTGCCACCTACTACCGGGTGCTCAAAGAAGGGGTGGAAACGGGTCTTTTCGACGCGGTGGCCCACTTTGATCTCCCTAAGAAGTTTGGTTTCCGTCCCACCCGGGAAATCGGGGAACTTGAGGAAGTTCTTTTAGCTTGTGCAGAGCGCGGGGTTGCTCTCGAGCTCAATACCGCTGGTTGGCGAAGGCCTGTGGGAGAGGCGTACCCTTCACGTGCCATTCTCGAGAGGGCACGGAAGCTCGGGTTTTCGGTTTGTGTTGGCTCTGATGCTCACCGACCGGAAGATGTGGGAAGGGACTTTGACCGGGCGGAGGCTCTTCTCCGCGAGGCAGGGTTTGCTTCTGTTCTCCGTTTCGCAAAACGCAAAAAAATCTTAGTGCCTCTTCGGGAGAGCCCATAA
- a CDS encoding NAD(P)/FAD-dependent oxidoreductase — MRVYDVAIAGGGVVGCAIAWYLAHFSLDILLLEKREDVCCGVSKANTGILHSRSYFTPGTLKGEMHLRSLSLFKQAFQELGLSPLRCGALTIAFSREEVEHLRILKNRGKVEGAAILSPKEVLELEPNLNPRMYAGYFDPATMVVSPFSLTIALAEGAALNGVTMDFDREVTSVEATGRYLRIRCASGETYAAKFFVNCTGAGASYLAQRIGDSVPSLSFFRGQYFVLDRECQGFVRHVLYPVPTEESKGILVSPTPEGNILLGPNFEAVPFEDTATTLEGLQEVERGAKKLVPDVPLDKVITTFSGIRPALPQRDFLITFSPRLPSVLHLAGIESPGLTACFGIAEYVGELLAKRGLPLREREGFRVRIPPPVFRECSLEERERLIAEDPDWGKIVCRCEEVTLAEVKRALRSNPPARTLDGLKRRIRVFAGRCQGGFCGMHLPGILEREFGFPLSRIRKSGPGSFYVLSRNEVASYAEIR; from the coding sequence ATGAGGGTATACGATGTAGCCATCGCTGGCGGAGGAGTGGTGGGCTGCGCGATTGCCTGGTACCTTGCCCATTTCTCCTTGGATATCCTTCTCCTTGAAAAACGCGAGGATGTGTGCTGTGGGGTGAGCAAAGCCAACACTGGTATCCTCCATTCTCGAAGCTATTTCACCCCGGGAACTCTCAAAGGCGAGATGCACCTTCGGTCCCTTTCTCTCTTCAAACAGGCGTTCCAGGAGCTTGGTCTCTCACCGCTGCGTTGTGGTGCGCTCACCATTGCGTTCTCCAGGGAGGAGGTGGAGCACCTCAGGATTCTTAAGAATCGTGGAAAGGTTGAAGGGGCGGCCATTCTTTCGCCCAAGGAGGTTCTTGAGCTTGAGCCCAACCTCAACCCCAGGATGTATGCAGGGTACTTTGATCCTGCAACTATGGTAGTTTCTCCTTTCTCCTTGACGATTGCTCTTGCTGAGGGTGCAGCCCTCAACGGGGTCACCATGGATTTTGACAGGGAAGTCACCTCAGTCGAAGCGACGGGAAGGTACCTCCGGATCCGGTGTGCTTCTGGGGAGACGTATGCGGCAAAGTTTTTCGTCAACTGTACGGGTGCTGGGGCATCGTATCTTGCACAGAGAATTGGGGATTCTGTGCCTTCCCTCTCCTTTTTCCGGGGGCAGTACTTCGTTCTCGACCGGGAGTGTCAGGGGTTTGTGCGTCACGTGCTCTACCCTGTGCCTACGGAAGAGAGCAAGGGAATCCTCGTTTCTCCAACCCCCGAGGGAAATATTCTCCTTGGACCGAATTTTGAAGCGGTGCCTTTTGAGGATACTGCAACAACTCTTGAGGGGCTCCAGGAAGTGGAGAGAGGGGCAAAAAAGCTCGTTCCAGATGTACCCCTTGATAAGGTCATCACCACCTTCTCTGGAATTCGCCCGGCGCTCCCGCAGAGAGACTTCCTCATCACTTTTTCTCCTCGTCTTCCTTCTGTTCTCCACCTTGCAGGAATCGAGTCTCCGGGACTTACCGCTTGCTTTGGTATCGCCGAGTACGTGGGAGAGCTCCTTGCAAAACGGGGACTTCCTCTCAGGGAAAGGGAGGGCTTCCGAGTCAGGATTCCCCCGCCGGTTTTTCGAGAGTGCTCCCTTGAGGAACGGGAACGTCTGATAGCGGAAGATCCAGACTGGGGGAAGATTGTCTGCCGGTGTGAAGAGGTCACGCTTGCAGAGGTGAAGAGAGCTCTGCGGTCGAACCCCCCTGCTCGGACTCTTGACGGGCTCAAACGGAGAATTCGAGTTTTCGCGGGGAGGTGCCAGGGAGGGTTCTGTGGCATGCACCTTCCAGGGATTCTTGAGAGGGAGTTCGGTTTCCCCCTCTCGAGGATTCGGAAATCCGGTCCCGGTTCTTTCTACGTCCTCTCAAGGAATGAGGTGGCCTCCTATGCCGAAATTCGTTGA
- a CDS encoding DUF1638 domain-containing protein: MHRIVARRFKVIACRSMYREVSLLVSQAESACDVVFLPLGLHNNPERLREALQREIEATQPQRFAYEKGNLETGYDYDAILLVYGLCSRGTEGITSPRYPIVIPRVHDCIALLLGSHARYEELTQKYRGIYWYSPGWIEHSLEPGKERYDFVYETYREKYGEDNARYLMQLEENWQREYHYAFYVRWGLPVDAKYATFTKECAEFLGWEYKVVEGDKTLLADLLEGRWDAERFLILLPGETLEASGDECILRRSVLTK; the protein is encoded by the coding sequence ATGCACAGAATCGTGGCTCGGCGGTTCAAAGTCATTGCCTGCCGGTCAATGTACCGGGAGGTATCGCTTCTCGTTTCCCAGGCAGAGAGCGCCTGTGACGTGGTCTTCCTCCCGCTTGGTCTCCACAATAATCCCGAAAGGCTTCGGGAAGCCTTGCAGCGGGAAATCGAGGCGACCCAACCCCAGAGATTTGCATACGAAAAGGGAAACTTAGAAACGGGGTACGATTACGATGCCATTCTCCTTGTGTACGGGCTGTGCAGTCGGGGGACTGAAGGCATCACCTCCCCAAGATACCCCATCGTGATTCCCCGGGTTCACGATTGCATTGCGCTCCTTCTTGGCTCGCACGCAAGGTACGAAGAACTCACCCAAAAGTACCGGGGCATCTACTGGTACTCCCCCGGATGGATTGAGCACTCCCTTGAGCCAGGCAAAGAACGGTACGATTTTGTGTACGAAACGTATCGGGAAAAGTACGGCGAGGATAACGCCCGTTACCTCATGCAGCTTGAGGAAAACTGGCAGCGGGAGTACCATTACGCTTTCTACGTCCGGTGGGGCCTGCCTGTAGATGCAAAGTACGCGACCTTCACGAAGGAATGCGCCGAATTTCTGGGATGGGAGTACAAGGTCGTCGAGGGGGACAAAACACTCCTTGCAGATCTCCTTGAGGGACGATGGGATGCGGAGCGGTTCCTTATTCTCTTGCCCGGGGAGACCTTAG